The Lycium barbarum isolate Lr01 chromosome 11, ASM1917538v2, whole genome shotgun sequence genome contains the following window.
TAGTTAAAGCTATTAAACTAAAACTAATAAAACTTCATTCTTTATAAACACCAATATTTTATTCTTGTCTCGAGTAATAAAAAAGCAGTCTCGTTCTTTATATCACGataacacacacatacacacacatagtcaaaaaacccaaaaaatcaaaccaaataccTAATCAATCTGTACTTCTCGGTCATAGAATATGGTCAAAGTACCCAAGATAAGTTTACCAAATCCAGTATGGATCCAACACTTACATCGTGTCGACACGGGTGGAGCAGGGATTTTGAAGAGTTCGTGCAATATAGCTGATTTCACTCTTGGATGCTTTCTCACTGTCTAACAATTAGTATCTTGTCCAGAGAAGGAATGTTAGTTTTCCTTTTTCCGTTGTATATCTTCCATTAGATTATGTGGGAGATCTTGAATAAGATGCTAGTTACTAAGAAAAGGAAGAGAACCTTATTCATTTTTAGCTTGAGTGCTCGGCAGCTGTTgtctgtttttgtttttgtttatgCCCTTCCATTATTGATCAGGATCTTGATGAGCTATCATGAAATACCGCCAGGGAGGTCGTGAAGTTTATAGTTCTTTAAAGGAACATTCTTTGAATCTTTTTGAATAGGAGCTGTGGATTAATTATACTCAAAAACAGAAAGAACCCGGTGAGGTTTGTTTGTCACCTTTACCATCGAGCTGGACTTTGGTTCTTTTAACTTTTACTGGTTGGTAACTCAATTTAGAGGGGAAGAGAGTGCAAACAGTTCTACATAGCTCGTTTACTTCCTACTCTTTTTCAAGTACACTAAGCTGTTTCTCTGCAATTTTCTTATTGATGCAATTTCAATTTTCTTTCTAGTGCTTCAGAAATTATGCATGAAAAACTTTGCATGCTCTATGGATCCCTTATGGCTCTCAAAATTATGGAACCAGGTTTCTCATTCACACTTACTCTTTCTCTGTACAGACTGTACCTGCTTGTCAAAATCTATATAAAAATTCCTTTACTTATCATTGCCTTCAAGATGACCAGGATTTGCACTTTGACGATGCCATCCAATTCTTAGGTGAGTGTCATTACTTGTGAACTTAGTATGTGTAAAGCTTACTTTTGACAGTTTTTGACCTTTCAGGTTCGAGAGATTTTTAGTCTGACACAGGATTGCAGATAATTTCTATTTAGATACTTGGCTTTGTTGGATATCAAGGAACAATAGGATTTGAAACATGTAAAGTTACTACCACCAAATAAATTGGTTTTTAAACATCTTTTTGAACAGGTTCTGGCATTATCTTCTGAATTTCTCTTTTGAAGTTTCCTAACAAATAATTTGTGGTTGAATGACTTTTTCTGAAGTAAATTTTTTACTAGCACATAGTTAATTCTTGGGTTCTTTCATACAGAATACAAATGTTACTTATGAAAAGAACTTTGTAGGAAACCTCTTCAAAACCCGAAAACCATAACTAGAAACCCTTTATTTTACAGTACTTATCAATCAAACCTCTGCATTATTAATTCCATTTACATTATGGAAACATCATAGCTATATTCGTAAAACAACACACATTATactaatagttgcataaaaggcAAATAATATTTatgaaaaatcaagacataaaagtaaaaagaattgaaatttgaaaaatagcACAAGGAAATAAATCATTGAGAAaatgtcaaatataataatagagaggaaaaaaGGTGAAAATTTTGAAGGAAGATTTAACTTATTAAAAAATAGGGTCAAAGGGATAATTAGAAGCATGTGGCCGTTGTGAAAGTAAGCTTTGTTTGGTTTCAGTTCGATTCAATACTTTGTCTTTTAGGAAAAGATATATTGGCCAAACAtgacaaaggaaaaaaaatatatttttttgtgtaaggttctatatttttattttttgtatacaACTTgtatggaggatttttccgattACACCAATAAACtgttcatcaaaaaaaaaaaatattcaataTCGGATCACATAATGATTCCAACTGAGATAATTCTTCATCTTAAATGTTTACAGCTTTTTGATCTGAGATAACTCTTTGATTGGAGTTGCTCTCCTGTAAGTTAACTTCTGATCAATTTATTAAGTCACAATATGCTTGATTATGTCCCTTGTTCCTTTTCCTAATAATCACCTAGTTCCTAACTTTGAAGCTTTGGCCTTGTGCTTTCAACGAGACTAGGCATCCTACCTCTAAGTTGACATGCTTGTATAGAGAGTTTTATTGTATGTGTTTTACTTCTACCCTCTAGCTGCTTGTTATCGATCCCTGTCTGTGAAGGACAAATCTAGTGTTAAACTTCTCTTCTGAATCTACCTGGACTTCGACTGCGAGCTATTCAGAGAATTCATTCTTTCACACATCTTCAATGGTAGCTTATTCCAGTTGAATGTTGAGTCCTCTACTGCCTCCTTAGTGCATAGATTTGTCCCCGGCTGATCCTTGTTTTGAACTTTTGGGGAACTCTCTTTTGCCTTTTCATATGTTTTGGTTATGTTTTGGATATGTATTTGTACATGACATATTGAAGATTTAACTTGAACTTTCTGTACATTCTACAACTGTTGAGCAGGAAGGTATTAGTACTAAATAAGATATCATGCAATTCTGACTGCTTTAGTTGAAACTATCATGTTTGTGTCTTCAACTTTGTATTAGAGCTCTTTATATGCTTTGTAGGAGGCATTCTGCTTGCCAACTGATGCTAATGGTATTTTTTTCTTCTGCAGAACAATGTGAAAAGGATAGGGCTCGTGTTCTTGTACATTGTATGTCAGGGAAAAGCAGGTAGATGTTTGATTTGTGAATTTTAAGTTTTCATGATTATctgttttttctttttggttttgTGCTGCATCCTTTCCTCCATTCTCTTTCTTCTTCCCCCGGGTTTCCCTGAAATAAAGGTGTACAGGTCAAAGCGTGTTTTGTTGTTTTCAGTTTGATACATATTTGTCTTATTACTTTTGAAGCTGAAACATAGATATGCTGATTGAGAATGAGAAATGCTATGCTGATTGAGAATGAGAAATGCAGTAAACTATTCCATTGAATTGCTTTCCGTTGATTGTGCTTGTGAAGACTGCCATTCTGGTTTAAAGAATTAGTGATTATCATTAGAACTTAATTGTGCTTTGTTGACAGGTCACCTGCCATTGTAATTGCTTACCTGATGAAAAGTAAAGGCTGGAAACTTGCACAGAGCTATCAGTGGGTGAAAGATCGCAGACCTTCTGTCGACCTTAATCAAGGTTTAGATATACCCTTATAAGCATTTCTTCATGATATACCTTTTATCAATCTGAAAAGCTATGATACCTAGCTAGTTACTCTACTCGGATATGCCACTTTGGTGGTCCACCATATGCAATAAAGTTGCTTGGGGTGCTTGCTGTTTTAAATTGTTAGTAAAAAGTTTATGTAAGAGCCCCTATATGTCAATGAgacctttcttttattttttgtaatgCAGGGGTTTACCAAAAACTACAGGAGTATGAGCAGAAGATCTTTGGGTCACTGGAGAACCAGCCTGCCTCTGCCATGCCAGTCTTCACTTCTCCCGTGCCAGCCTTCAGCTTTAACTACCCAACACCCACTGATTCAGTTCAAATTCCAACCTTCAACAGTTCTGGTGCTACATCAGTTTTTGCTCGTCCTGTTTTTGGCGTTCCTCCACAGGATTTCACCTTTGGAGCTGCTGCTCATAATCAGCGGAATACCTCAGAGAGCGACATTGCTATGGATGGTTCGTAATACTATCTGCCTTTTGCTTTTGTGGAATCCTCGACTTGAATGGTCGTTTAGAAAGTTACACAAGTCGCTGAGTCAGTTGACAGTTCGTCAGGAGTTTGCGGATGTAAAGTGGGAGGGAATGCTTTATATTATACTCACTAGTTTTAAAGTATGACATGTTAGTACAGTATGGTACCTTATTTTTCTGGAAAATTCAAGTGAGAC
Protein-coding sequences here:
- the LOC132617094 gene encoding protein-tyrosine-phosphatase IBR5-like translates to MRKRERENPCGICGHYHKYEEGEPCGICGHRMAVVTDKSSSIQVSAFPSEILPEFLYLGSYDNASRAELLKTQGISRVLNTVPACQNLYKNSFTYHCLQDDQDLHFDDAIQFLEQCEKDRARVLVHCMSGKSRSPAIVIAYLMKSKGWKLAQSYQWVKDRRPSVDLNQGVYQKLQEYEQKIFGSLENQPASAMPVFTSPVPAFSFNYPTPTDSVQIPTFNSSGATSVFARPVFGVPPQDFTFGAAAHNQRNTSESDIAMDGS